One genomic window of Cryptococcus neoformans var. neoformans JEC21 chromosome 13 sequence includes the following:
- a CDS encoding origin recognition complex subunit 4, putative — translation MPKRKLSSGHSQSPDPLSMSQHGSDDDDTPLEEQITVKNPPPRKHAVKPTPTRLQAVVEIDVPAHRLRSRTVVSSPSKRTPVKTPVKTPAKTPMTAKRTRMVNDVPSPTPNGKGKGKAKEVPEGEEQPTSSILKASINSNKSSRKLKTPARTPATKASASTSKGLVNSTPTLASSISKPLPTPSPALLEGSARKRPRLNQFAAKTLDFDNGIFSDPDDEQEQGKDGVVVSTEVFRANERLKKQREARNFTYEGEANAPRMMRSGRALVKVNEDKGDEDEEMDEYGPRLEEENPLAPQAPVIPDVPVEPLLITPSEPLPLSTQEPSSPPIIIPAFQRTYLQAMLNTLTSQNVSINPPPFEDEDHNETLRGVLNLMKGTVERGEGNSAIVVGPRGSGKTRTVARALNLLPCSSSTSPIIVRLSGHAQTNDKLAIREVGRQIAEAEGRKYGDEGTGDEGEDVDDDDDEDYAPTTLPSHLLALLTAPSPRAIIIILEEFDLFTEHARQALLYCLFDVVQSVKTGPTESTPRGIAVLGLTTRVDTLLLLEKRVKSRFSHRIWRVTSPLASIAASNTINGTNGTDGTNGVKEEGGWKRLVQRALVLWKTEEGEVDDEVGKWKGDWEYSVDEILRKPTIQRNFDRLASLTTDVRNIYRPFIEPLIDVINGKTEYLRLDKILNNVVNQVEWAGWGLQSSKLRGLPHPALGILIIAKHLAYAGRDEFNFAQVEEEYMRFSRTRLVGSGKVRWPIGVLKRSFDHLQNLSLLIPTTSTSSSSLNRQQPQFARVRCALAPNEIVAWFKGEGKDVLGVEMGNWGRMMGGHA, via the exons ATGCCTAAAAGAAAACTTTCATCAGGCCATTCCCAATCCCCGGATCCGCTATCAATGAGTCAACATGGCagtgacgacgacgacacACCGCTCGAGGAACAAATCACCGTCAAAAACCCGCCTCCGAGAAAGCACGCCGTCAAACCGACTCCAACTCGATTGCAAGCTGTTGTCGAGATTGACGTACCGGCTCATCGTCTGAGATCGAGAACGGTTGTTTCCAGTCCTTCCAAAAGAACGCCCGTCAAGACTCCCGTAAAGACACCTGCAAAGACACCAATGACGGCGAAAAGGACTCGAATGGTCAATGATGTGCCTTCACCTACACCAAATGGGAAAGGCAAGGGGAAGGCCAAAGAAGTGccagaaggcgaagaacaGCCAACAAGTTCAATATTGAAAGCTTCTATCAACTCTAATAAATCCAGCCGCAAACTCAAGACACCTGCTCGCACACCAGCCACGAAGGCTTCAGCTTCCACTTCCAAAGGCCTTGTCAATAGTACTCCCACTCTTGCGTCCAGTATTTCCAAACCGCTTCCCACCCCGTCTCCTGCTTTGTTAGAAGGAAGTGCTCGCAAACGTCCCAGGCTGAATCAATTTGCTGCCAAAACGCTTGATTTCGATAATGGCATCTTTTCCGATCCCGACGACGAGCAAGAACAGGGGAAAGATGGTGTTGTCGTTTCCACGGAGGTATTTAGGGCTAACGAACggctgaagaagcagagagAAGCGAGAAATTTCACCTATGAAGGTGAAGCGAATGCACCGAGAATGATGAGGAGTGGTCGGGCACTGGTCAAAGTGAACGAGGATAagggtgatgaagatgaagaaatggacGAGTATGGTCCTCGATtagaggaagagaaccCCTTGGCACCTCAGGCTCCCGTTATACCTGACGTTCCAGTTGAGCCGCTTTTGATTACCCCTTCTGAACCTTTGCCTCTTTCAACGCAAGaaccttcctcccctcccaTAATCATCCCAGCCTTCCAAAGAACCTACCTTCAAGCTATGCTCAACACCTTGACCTCTCAGAACGTTTCCATCAACCCCCCACCTttcgaagatgaagatcaTAACGAGACTCTACGAGGCGTCCTGAATCTTATGAAAGGTACTGTcgaacgaggagaaggaaataGCGCCATTGTTGTGGGCCCGCGAGGTAGTGGAAAGACACGTACCGTCGCCCGTGCTCTCAACCTTTTAccttgctcatcatctaccTCTCCGATCATCGTGAGACTTTCAGGTCACGCGCAGACCAACGATAAGTTGGCGATTCGTGAGGTGGGACGACAGATTGCAGAGGCGGAGGGACGGAAGTATGGTGATGAAGGGACAGGGGATGAGGGCGAAgatgtcgatgatgatgatgacgag GATTATGCGCCTACAACATTAccctcccatctcctcgcTTTGCTGACTGCCCCTTCCCCACGAgcgatcatcatcatccttgaaGAATTTGACCTTTTCACCGAACATGCTCGTCAAGCCCTCCTTTACTGCCTCT TCGACGTGGTCCAGAGTGTCAAGACTGGCCCCACTGAATCAACTCCCAGGGGAATAGCAGTTCTCGGCCTCACCACGCGAGTGGATACATTGCTACTTCTTGAAAAACGTGTCAAATCGAGGTTTTCACATCGAATATGGCGAGTAACCTCGCCCCTTGCCTCTATCGCTGCGTCTAACACAATAAACGGAACAAATGGAACGGATGGAACGAATggggtgaaggaagaagggggatggaagagattaGTACAAAGAGCGTTAGTACTTTGGAAgactgaagaaggagaggtggaCGATGAAGTTGGAAAGTGGAAGGGCGACTGGGAGTACTCTGTCGAT GAAATACTTCGCAAACCAACGATACAAAGGAATTTTGATCGTCTGGCAAGTCTAACGACAGATGTGAGAAATATTTACCGCCCATTC ATTGAACCCCTGATAGATGTCATTAATGGGAAAACAGAATATCTCCGATTGGACAAAATTCTCAACAATGTTGTTAATCAAGTGGAATGGGCTGGTTGGGGTTTGCAATCTTCCAAACTTCGCG GCCTCCCACACCCTGCCTTGGGTATATTGATCATAGCCAAACATCTCGCCTATGCAGGCCGCGATGAATTCAACTTTGCGcaggttgaagaagagtataTGCGTTTCTCGAGGACGAGGTTGGTTGGTAGCGGGAAAGTAAGGTGGCCCATTGGCGTATTGAAGCGA TCATTTGATCACCTCCAAAACCTCTCCCTACTCATCCCTACCAcctccacatcatcatcctctctcaACAGGCAACAACCCCAATTCGCTCGTGTGAGATGTGCGTTAGCGCCCAATGAGATTGTAGCTTGGTTTAAGGgggagggaaaggatgTTTTGGgggtggagatggggaaTTGGGGGAGAATGATGGGTGGGCATGCGTAA